A genomic stretch from Strix aluco isolate bStrAlu1 chromosome 12, bStrAlu1.hap1, whole genome shotgun sequence includes:
- the CELF6 gene encoding CUGBP Elav-like family member 6 isoform X9, which translates to MQLPQVPAPGPRPPVLWVPAGSKILCIEMNRPIQVKPADSEGRGEDRKLFVGMLGKQQSEDDVRRLFEPFGQIEECTILRGPDGASKGCAFVKYGSHAEAQAAINSLHGSQTMPGASSSLVVKFADTDKERTLRRMHQMAGQLGIFNPMTIQFGAYGAYTQAIMQQQAALMAAAQGTCLNPMAAIAAAQMQQMAAFNVSGLVAAPLTPSSGTSTPPGISTAPVPSIATPIGVNGFSPLPPQTNGQPASETIYTNGIHPYPAQSPTVADPLQQAYAGMQHYAAAYPTAYAPISQAFPQQAPIIPQQQREGPEGCNLFIYHLPQEFGDAELTQMFLPFGNVISAKVFVDRATNQSKCFGFVSFDNPTSAQAAIQAMNGFQIGMKRLKVQLKRPKDANRPY; encoded by the exons atgCAGCTGCCGCAGGTGCCGGCtcccgggccgcggccgcccgtGCTGTGGGTGCCCGCCGGGTCCAAGATCCTCTGCATCGAG ATGAACCGCCCCATCCAGGTGAAGCCGGCCGACAGCGAGGGCCGAGGAG aagaCAGGAAGCTCTTTGTGGGCAtgctggggaagcagcagagcGAGGATGACGTCCGGCGCCTCTTCGAGCCCTTCGGCCAGATTGAGGAGTGCACTATCCTCCGAGGGCCTGACGGAGCCAGCAAAG GTTGTGCCTTTGTGAAGTACGGCAGCCACGCCGAGGCGCAGGCTGCCATCAACAGCCTGCACGGCAGCCAAACCATGCCG GGCGCCTCGTCCAGCCTGGTGGTGAAGTTTGCGGACACGGACAAGGAGAGGACCCTGCGGCGGATGCATCAGATGGCGGGGCAGCTGGGCATCTTCAATCCCATGACCATCCAGTTCGGCGCCTACGGGGCCTATACGCAAGCG ATCATGCAGCAGCAGGCGGCCCTGATGGCAGCTGCTCAGGGGACCTGCCTGAACCCCATGGCCGCCATCGCCGCCGCCCAGATGCAGCAAATGGCCGCCTTCAATGTCAGCGGGCTGGTGGCCGCCCCCCTCACCCCCTCTTCAG GTACAAGCACCCCCCCTGGCATCAGCACGGCGCCCGTGCCCAGCATCGCCACGCCGATCGGGGTCAACGGCTTCAGCCCGCTGCCACCGCAGACCAACGGGCAGCCCGCCTCGGAGACCATCTACACCAACGGCATCCACCCCTACCCAG cTCAAAGCCCCACGGTGGCAGATCCCCTCCAGCAAGCCTACGCAGGCATGCAGCACTATGCAG CAGCGTATCCCACCGCCTACGCGCCCATCAGCCAAGCCTTTCCCCAGCAAGCGCCCATCATCCCGCAGCAGCAGCGAGAAG GTCCTGAAGGCTGTAACCTGTTTATTTATCACCTGCCCCAGGAGTTCGGGGACGCGGAGCTCACGCAGATGTTCTTGCCTTTTGGCAATGTCATCTCTGCCAAAGTCTTTGTGGACCGTGCCACCAACCAGAGTAAATGCTTTG GTTTCGTCAGTTTTGACAATCCGACGAGCGCTCAGGCAGCCATTCAGGCCATGAACGGCTTCCAGATCGGCATGAAGAGGCTAAAAGTCCAGCTAAAGCGGCCGAAAGATGCCAACAGACCCTACTGA